Proteins from one Chloroflexota bacterium genomic window:
- a CDS encoding sigma-70 family RNA polymerase sigma factor produces the protein MVTRTNDQWLADLAGPPDIQAAALEDLRVWLARRLFFYLRSRSDLDSRADQEIEDMAEDFIQEALLQIQAKKGQFQGRSKFTTWASKVAVHQALAELRRARWRDFSLEKMTHDGEFTPSFLVQKSDRDRPEQRAMQSEAMQAVASAIEEELTERQKTALVAIAIQGVPIDVVADQLGTNRNALYKLLHDARKRLKNRLAERGYPVEDLLANFSG, from the coding sequence TTGGTTACACGCACCAACGACCAATGGCTGGCGGACCTGGCCGGCCCACCAGACATTCAGGCGGCTGCGCTAGAAGACCTGCGAGTCTGGCTTGCGCGGCGCCTCTTTTTCTATCTGCGCAGCCGCAGCGACCTGGACTCCCGGGCCGATCAGGAAATTGAGGACATGGCGGAGGATTTTATCCAGGAGGCGCTGCTTCAAATCCAGGCCAAGAAGGGGCAATTCCAGGGACGCAGCAAGTTCACCACCTGGGCAAGCAAGGTCGCCGTGCACCAGGCACTTGCCGAGTTGAGACGGGCCCGCTGGCGCGATTTTTCCCTGGAGAAGATGACCCATGACGGTGAGTTTACCCCATCATTTCTCGTTCAAAAGAGCGACCGGGATCGACCGGAACAAAGGGCAATGCAATCGGAGGCGATGCAGGCTGTTGCTTCGGCCATCGAAGAGGAACTGACCGAAAGGCAGAAGACGGCACTGGTGGCCATTGCCATCCAGGGTGTCCCCATAGATGTGGTTGCCGATCAACTGGGAACCAATCGAAATGCTCTCTACAAACTGTTGCACGACGCGCGTAAACGCCTGAAAAACCGCCTGGCCGAGCGAGGTTACCCCGTCGAGGACCTACTGGCCAACTTTTCGGGGTAA
- a CDS encoding DUF6800 family protein — protein sequence MATERQKEIKRRRQRKRKIKHLRSRLEQTTDARQRATLIAKIKRVSPHAPVPEE from the coding sequence GTGGCGACAGAACGACAGAAGGAAATCAAACGCCGTCGACAGCGAAAACGCAAGATCAAGCATCTTCGCTCCCGTCTGGAACAAACCACCGATGCCCGCCAGCGAGCTACTCTCATCGCAAAGATCAAACGGGTAAGCCCTCACGCACCTGTGCCGGAAGAATGA
- a CDS encoding RCC1 repeat-containing protein has protein sequence MTQPLSLKRLFYLSVLALLLVSSILPVAQAAPVAEPSPPPRRVTSDPWEGMPWSFDEGLGAVNPQPTQPGPEAIDLARSPDVDFSQIVSGEFHACGLTNTGGVKCWGRNQIGQLGNGRDNDSSVPVDVSSLFSGVRSVAAGRNFTCALLQNGGVKCWGGNNFGQLGNGDGSYSYSYAPEDVVGLTSGVASIGTGAYHTCAVLETGAVKCWGYNFYGQVGTGSDTTNRYNTPQQVVGLNSGAQGVGGGDEHSCALMDNGGVKCWGWNEHGQIGDGSWANRLTPRNVVGLSQDVTAIGIGGNQSCGILDNGALVCWGDNTYGQLGNNDLDDSNRPVDVEGLSNGVVSVAAGGDHACAVTSPPGKTWCWGYNFYGQLGIGNTLDKHLPFAVVGLSSGVGTVTAGEWHTCALLNSGQTKCWGNDNYGQLSDGRFLVRGLPNHTTGFSNQDQQLALGELHSCSLSYGSAKCWGYNAFGQLGDGTTVDRPSRVSVSGLGTADALVAGKGHTCGLTRAGGVKCWGNNEFGQLGNGNTDSQLNPDEVIGLSSGVQAIAAGDNHTCALKDNGAVKCWGLNQDGQLGDGTTVNRKQPVNVVSLQGGVTAIALGGQQYRQSPDYLDNGGHSCALTEQGGVKCWGDNGFGQLGDDTTEDRHTPVDVVSLASGVASIDLGGLHSCAGMDDGSMKCWGLNYYGQLGDNTAINSSVPTRVTFFEPVVVDSVSAGAFHTCAMVAGGKAMCWGWNQYSQAGTGVLYVNTRAPKTVVGIEAGASVLEAGGGHSCALVAGRGKCWGWDAFGQLGVGSDLQSNVPRATAGAMTPSLIPSYSNGQPGSFFTINGLGFRPFTSVAVSANGVTLDYGLPVRETGEFLFFLDSTGSPPDTYDVSASNTYGSASIDLLLADSDPLRPQEGGGLTYHLPSSRNYPVFLPLAESR, from the coding sequence ATGACTCAACCACTCTCACTCAAACGACTATTCTACCTGTCTGTTTTGGCCCTTCTGCTTGTCAGCAGTATTTTGCCGGTGGCCCAGGCCGCGCCGGTCGCCGAACCATCCCCTCCGCCAAGGAGGGTCACTTCAGATCCATGGGAAGGGATGCCCTGGTCGTTTGACGAAGGACTGGGAGCGGTGAATCCTCAGCCAACTCAGCCGGGTCCAGAAGCAATTGATCTGGCAAGGAGTCCAGACGTCGATTTCTCGCAGATTGTCTCTGGCGAATTCCATGCCTGTGGACTCACGAATACCGGCGGCGTGAAATGCTGGGGGCGCAACCAGATCGGCCAGCTCGGCAATGGCAGGGACAACGACAGCAGCGTTCCGGTTGATGTGTCCAGCCTCTTCAGTGGTGTTCGTTCCGTGGCCGCCGGCCGCAACTTCACGTGCGCGCTGCTGCAGAATGGGGGGGTCAAGTGTTGGGGAGGCAACAACTTTGGCCAATTGGGCAATGGCGACGGCAGTTATAGTTACAGTTATGCGCCGGAAGACGTGGTGGGTCTCACCAGTGGTGTGGCTTCCATCGGTACCGGCGCTTACCACACCTGTGCGGTGCTGGAGACGGGTGCCGTCAAATGCTGGGGATACAACTTCTACGGGCAAGTGGGCACTGGAAGTGATACCACAAACCGTTACAATACGCCGCAACAGGTCGTCGGGTTGAACTCGGGTGCCCAGGGTGTGGGTGGTGGTGACGAGCACAGCTGTGCCCTGATGGACAATGGCGGCGTCAAGTGTTGGGGCTGGAACGAGCATGGCCAGATCGGCGACGGCAGTTGGGCCAATCGACTTACCCCCCGAAATGTGGTTGGGCTGTCCCAGGATGTTACGGCCATCGGTATCGGCGGCAACCAGTCCTGTGGCATTCTGGACAATGGCGCTCTGGTCTGCTGGGGCGACAATACATACGGCCAGCTGGGCAACAACGATTTGGATGATAGCAACCGGCCCGTGGATGTGGAAGGATTATCCAATGGCGTTGTCAGCGTGGCAGCAGGTGGCGATCACGCCTGCGCGGTTACCAGTCCCCCTGGCAAGACCTGGTGCTGGGGATACAACTTCTACGGCCAACTGGGGATTGGAAATACCCTCGACAAGCATCTGCCGTTTGCCGTTGTTGGCCTGTCCAGCGGTGTGGGCACGGTTACGGCTGGAGAGTGGCACACGTGCGCGTTGTTGAACAGCGGCCAGACAAAATGCTGGGGCAATGACAACTACGGGCAATTGAGCGACGGCCGCTTTTTGGTACGCGGCTTGCCGAATCACACAACTGGTTTTTCCAACCAGGATCAACAACTGGCCCTGGGCGAGCTCCATAGCTGCTCCCTCTCCTATGGCAGCGCCAAGTGCTGGGGCTACAACGCCTTCGGCCAGCTCGGAGACGGGACCACTGTCGATCGTCCCTCCAGGGTTTCAGTTTCCGGTCTGGGCACCGCCGATGCGTTGGTGGCTGGCAAGGGTCATACCTGTGGCCTGACAAGAGCCGGTGGCGTCAAGTGTTGGGGAAACAACGAATTCGGGCAGTTGGGCAACGGCAACACTGACTCTCAACTGAATCCGGATGAGGTAATAGGGCTCAGCAGCGGGGTGCAGGCCATTGCTGCAGGCGATAACCACACCTGTGCGCTGAAGGACAATGGTGCCGTCAAATGCTGGGGATTGAATCAAGATGGGCAGCTGGGGGATGGCACGACGGTCAACCGCAAACAACCGGTGAACGTGGTTAGTCTTCAAGGAGGGGTCACTGCCATAGCCCTGGGTGGACAGCAATACCGCCAGTCCCCGGACTATCTGGACAATGGGGGCCATAGTTGTGCTCTGACCGAACAAGGAGGGGTAAAATGCTGGGGAGACAATGGATTCGGCCAGCTTGGGGATGATACCACCGAAGACAGGCACACGCCTGTCGATGTTGTGTCGCTGGCATCTGGTGTTGCGAGTATCGATCTTGGCGGTCTCCACTCATGTGCCGGTATGGATGATGGATCCATGAAATGCTGGGGGCTAAATTACTATGGCCAGTTGGGCGACAACACGGCTATCAACAGTTCCGTCCCAACACGCGTGACCTTTTTTGAGCCGGTCGTCGTCGACTCTGTCTCGGCAGGGGCTTTTCATACCTGTGCTATGGTTGCCGGCGGGAAGGCCATGTGCTGGGGATGGAACCAGTACAGCCAGGCGGGCACCGGTGTGCTCTATGTGAATACCAGGGCGCCGAAAACTGTGGTGGGTATCGAAGCAGGGGCCAGCGTTCTGGAGGCTGGTGGTGGCCATAGCTGCGCCCTTGTGGCGGGGCGTGGCAAGTGCTGGGGTTGGGATGCTTTCGGGCAGTTGGGAGTTGGCAGCGACCTGCAATCGAACGTGCCGCGGGCCACTGCAGGTGCCATGACACCCTCCCTGATACCCAGCTATTCCAATGGACAGCCCGGAAGCTTCTTCACGATCAACGGACTCGGTTTCAGGCCATTTACGAGTGTGGCCGTGAGTGCCAATGGAGTCACGCTGGACTATGGTCTGCCGGTCCGGGAAACAGGGGAATTCCTCTTTTTCCTGGATAGCACCGGTTCGCCACCGGACACCTACGACGTTTCTGCGAGCAATACATATGGTTCTGCCTCCATTGACCTTCTGCTGGCGGACAGTGACCCATTGCGTCCCCAGGAAGGGGGAGGGCTCACCTACCACTTGCCAAGCAGCCGGAACTATCCTGTTTTCCTGCCCTTGGCAGAGAGTCGTTGA
- a CDS encoding glycosyltransferase family 39 protein, whose translation MQSHPQETTPTINVLPAEPRAGASGRRWAFAALALILLVAAILRLWNLGGIPPGMQHDEVFDAGLAQRIVAGERPVFFPENGGLPPLFMYLTALPFGLFGASLTNLRLTAALSGLAGIVLAYLLLQLLFGRLVALLTSAALALSFWHIFDSRLGLEPITLPLFATASFYTFWLGLRRGHWAYWVLTGILLGLSVYTYHSGFLVPLTLAVFALYLLVARWLWQRGNAATDYEASIDPSPPETAAWFYTTSWRNSLIALMAMFLIALLIVLPLALYVLNNPDASTARVQDLMAHLYALRNGDPGPILGDIGGVVGMFGWRGDPWWRYNIAGRPVFNPLMAALFWTGIVISLWRFRRPEYAFLLVWIPVNLVTAAITPPSPSSLRSLGAIPAIYVMPVISLVAVAEWTARRRGVAWKTVLVAGFVGLLLIDGIFAARDYFVIWPANQEVRDIYRADLAQVASFLREKEDDVPTLLSAEFAADLDMRSFGFLLPDGNFIRWFDGRRSLILPATEPAKPVRYIFPATAPLAPEFQQAFFPEGAQVEMPSSDLSGQPAFIVYEVPRATLDRRWQQQAFVPQSINLGDEIQILGVKLPPAVEAGEVVSPTVAWQVRRSGRGDLRYAFFSHLVDDAGFLWETGEVSAYPSHSWGRGDIVIQTVPLRIPPDLPPGEYKVQTGVFEQGTGDRLPVMQGNQASSQTTFDLPALFVSPPATPTHPNALDIAERQVVELSDLTLLGHEVTNRTLTPGQNTAISLWWMSPTGSLAEVPEGFGLFLLDEQGSRFPQLSRAILDGRYRSDPLPRGTIVRDRFFLDPDPDLPRGLYQIILEVDNQEIALGELFWRSRPRQYEVPEIEFPRRANLDNKIEFLGYDLDDSDEKNREGSVAVTLYWRTLSEMDTSYTVFTHLLDDQEQLRGQWDGIPDRGESPTTGWLPGEIISDPYQIPIQADAPPGPYRIEIGLYDAASPNYPRLPLLGANGQVQGDRILLGEVRIN comes from the coding sequence ATGCAAAGCCACCCACAAGAGACAACCCCGACCATCAACGTCCTTCCGGCTGAACCCCGCGCCGGGGCATCCGGCCGCCGGTGGGCCTTCGCCGCGCTGGCACTCATCCTGTTGGTCGCCGCAATCCTTCGATTGTGGAATCTGGGGGGCATCCCTCCCGGAATGCAACATGATGAGGTATTCGATGCCGGCCTGGCACAACGAATCGTCGCCGGAGAGCGGCCAGTTTTTTTTCCTGAGAACGGCGGTTTGCCACCGCTGTTCATGTATCTGACAGCACTGCCCTTTGGCCTCTTCGGCGCCAGCCTAACCAATCTGAGATTGACGGCAGCCCTCAGCGGCCTTGCCGGCATTGTACTGGCCTACCTGCTGTTGCAGTTATTGTTCGGCCGGCTGGTGGCATTGCTCACCAGCGCTGCCCTGGCCCTATCCTTCTGGCACATCTTCGATAGCCGCCTCGGCCTGGAGCCCATTACCCTACCCCTGTTCGCCACCGCTTCCTTCTACACATTCTGGCTGGGCCTTCGACGGGGCCACTGGGCTTACTGGGTGTTGACCGGCATTTTGCTCGGCCTCAGTGTCTATACCTACCATTCAGGTTTCCTGGTGCCACTCACACTGGCAGTTTTTGCACTCTACCTGCTGGTCGCCCGTTGGTTGTGGCAAAGAGGCAATGCCGCTACCGACTATGAGGCAAGCATCGATCCCTCCCCCCCGGAGACAGCAGCCTGGTTCTATACGACCTCCTGGCGCAATAGTTTGATAGCCTTGATGGCAATGTTTCTGATCGCACTGCTCATCGTGCTTCCCCTGGCGCTCTATGTCTTGAATAACCCTGACGCCTCCACGGCTCGGGTTCAGGATCTCATGGCCCATCTCTACGCGCTGCGCAATGGCGATCCCGGTCCGATCCTGGGTGACATCGGGGGAGTTGTCGGGATGTTCGGCTGGCGGGGAGATCCCTGGTGGCGCTACAATATCGCGGGGCGTCCGGTGTTCAACCCTCTGATGGCTGCGCTGTTCTGGACAGGAATAGTCATTTCCCTCTGGCGCTTCCGGCGTCCTGAATACGCCTTTTTGTTAGTCTGGATTCCAGTAAACCTGGTAACGGCAGCCATAACGCCGCCCAGTCCCTCAAGCCTGCGTTCGCTGGGTGCTATCCCGGCCATCTATGTTATGCCGGTGATCTCCCTGGTTGCGGTTGCCGAATGGACAGCCAGACGGAGGGGAGTCGCCTGGAAAACAGTGTTGGTGGCTGGTTTCGTCGGGTTACTCTTGATTGACGGCATTTTCGCGGCCAGAGACTATTTTGTCATATGGCCGGCCAACCAGGAGGTACGTGATATCTACAGGGCCGATCTGGCCCAGGTAGCCAGCTTCCTGCGCGAAAAAGAGGATGATGTGCCAACTCTGTTGTCAGCCGAGTTTGCTGCCGACCTGGACATGCGCAGCTTCGGTTTTCTGTTGCCTGACGGTAACTTCATCCGCTGGTTCGACGGCAGACGATCGCTGATTCTGCCAGCTACCGAGCCCGCAAAACCTGTTCGTTACATCTTTCCTGCCACGGCACCCCTGGCGCCCGAGTTTCAGCAGGCCTTCTTTCCAGAGGGCGCCCAGGTTGAAATGCCTTCGTCCGATCTCTCCGGTCAGCCGGCCTTCATTGTTTACGAAGTACCCCGGGCTACGCTGGATCGGCGATGGCAACAACAGGCCTTTGTCCCCCAATCGATCAATCTGGGCGACGAGATCCAAATCCTTGGCGTCAAACTCCCTCCGGCGGTTGAAGCCGGAGAGGTCGTCTCGCCAACAGTGGCATGGCAGGTCCGCCGCAGCGGCAGAGGGGATCTGAGATACGCCTTCTTTTCCCACCTGGTGGACGACGCCGGATTCCTCTGGGAGACAGGCGAGGTGTCCGCATACCCATCCCACAGCTGGGGCCGGGGCGACATCGTGATTCAGACCGTACCACTCAGGATTCCGCCTGACTTGCCCCCGGGCGAGTACAAAGTCCAGACGGGCGTCTTCGAGCAGGGAACGGGCGACCGTCTGCCCGTGATGCAAGGCAACCAGGCCAGCAGCCAAACAACCTTCGACTTGCCTGCTCTTTTCGTTTCTCCTCCTGCCACCCCCACCCACCCCAACGCACTGGACATTGCTGAACGCCAGGTGGTTGAACTATCCGACCTTACCTTGTTGGGCCATGAAGTCACCAATCGGACCCTGACACCCGGCCAGAACACGGCGATTTCCCTTTGGTGGATGAGTCCGACAGGGTCTCTGGCTGAGGTACCCGAAGGGTTTGGCCTGTTCCTGCTGGATGAGCAGGGAAGCCGATTTCCACAGCTTTCCCGAGCGATACTGGATGGCAGATACCGTTCGGATCCGTTACCTCGTGGTACGATAGTGAGGGACCGGTTTTTCCTTGATCCCGATCCGGACCTCCCCAGAGGGCTCTATCAAATCATCCTCGAAGTGGATAACCAGGAGATTGCGCTCGGCGAGCTGTTCTGGCGCAGCCGGCCACGCCAATATGAGGTGCCGGAGATCGAGTTTCCGCGGCGAGCCAACCTCGACAACAAGATTGAGTTCCTGGGATATGATCTGGACGATTCTGACGAAAAAAACCGGGAAGGATCGGTTGCTGTAACCCTCTACTGGCGTACTCTTTCCGAAATGGATACCAGTTATACCGTGTTCACGCATCTGCTGGACGATCAGGAACAGCTTAGAGGCCAATGGGACGGAATACCCGATCGCGGGGAATCGCCAACGACAGGCTGGCTGCCCGGCGAGATCATCAGCGACCCCTACCAGATCCCCATCCAGGCGGACGCTCCTCCTGGACCCTATCGCATTGAGATCGGACTGTATGATGCTGCATCGCCCAACTATCCCAGGCTGCCCCTGCTGGGCGCAAACGGCCAGGTTCAGGGAGACCGGATTCTCCTGGGTGAGGTACGAATCAACTGA
- a CDS encoding dockerin type I domain-containing protein — protein sequence MEDPEGRIIGFDATGQLTSTIPNAMPIIPYQNGESPFEGYYLADPADYTVHVSGTASGVYSVTIFAEERTGFVLQDVSLGAATSDAVSFKQAGTTESTDGSAFVVSSNDTGKPLSVTLLRSLAGGSEQRTYALDNLTVGSGKPLSITTDSGTDSLIIEGGVGSSYDFCFQRQRAGQVPAEFCWGNLVLPDGDRHILTPENWDHLNDTRLLLEIDENGDGTIDQTHWLVGHGLVLSMQNEPSVIQSGDLLMFTLDYSVTGESVASSLLLTTSLPLSTTFVSATGGILPQGNVLEWNLGSLMPPASGQVAFTVEVDSIPDDAVIGTLATLRDDSGRWILASAAAPGMQIDQMIICLVDFDDSGQVDANDIQAVASRWQLTAANPNYETRYDVIFDGIINMQDIMTVSGYWNHVCQ from the coding sequence GTGGAAGATCCAGAGGGCCGCATCATCGGTTTCGACGCGACTGGTCAACTGACCAGCACTATTCCCAACGCGATGCCCATCATTCCTTACCAGAACGGCGAGTCGCCTTTCGAGGGGTACTATCTCGCTGATCCTGCTGACTACACGGTGCATGTCAGTGGCACGGCCAGCGGCGTTTACAGCGTGACGATTTTTGCTGAGGAGAGAACGGGTTTTGTTCTTCAGGATGTATCGCTGGGAGCGGCAACCAGCGACGCGGTCTCATTCAAGCAGGCCGGGACTACAGAATCCACCGATGGGAGTGCCTTTGTGGTTTCAAGCAATGATACCGGCAAGCCATTGTCGGTGACCCTCCTTCGCTCACTTGCCGGTGGCAGCGAACAACGGACGTATGCGTTGGACAATCTGACCGTTGGATCTGGGAAGCCGTTGAGTATCACCACTGATAGCGGAACGGATTCCTTGATCATCGAGGGCGGGGTTGGGAGCAGTTACGACTTCTGTTTCCAGCGCCAGAGGGCGGGCCAGGTTCCGGCTGAGTTCTGCTGGGGCAATTTGGTCCTGCCAGATGGAGACCGGCATATCCTCACCCCCGAGAATTGGGATCACCTCAACGATACGCGGCTGCTGCTGGAAATAGACGAGAACGGCGACGGCACAATCGATCAAACTCATTGGCTGGTAGGGCATGGGTTGGTTCTGTCCATGCAGAACGAACCATCGGTCATCCAATCCGGCGACCTTCTCATGTTTACGCTGGACTATAGCGTTACGGGCGAATCGGTCGCGTCAAGCCTCTTATTGACCACTTCCTTGCCCCTCAGCACGACCTTCGTAAGCGCCACCGGTGGGATACTGCCCCAGGGCAATGTACTGGAATGGAACCTTGGTTCTCTCATGCCTCCGGCCAGCGGTCAAGTCGCTTTCACGGTTGAGGTGGATTCGATCCCTGATGATGCCGTCATCGGGACCCTGGCGACTCTGCGGGACGATAGCGGTCGTTGGATCTTGGCCAGCGCAGCTGCGCCGGGCATGCAAATCGACCAGATGATCATCTGCCTTGTGGACTTCGACGATAGCGGCCAGGTAGACGCCAATGACATCCAGGCGGTTGCCAGCCGCTGGCAGTTGACCGCTGCCAACCCCAACTATGAGACCAGATATGATGTGATTTTTGATGGGATCATCAACATGCAGGACATCATGACTGTTAGTGGTTATTGGAATCATGTCTGCCAATAG
- a CDS encoding DUF5995 family protein has product MKVQSIDDVIDELGTIVTLCRAENSRLAFFPALYRKTTIRVKEGIACGRFEDGQRMESLDVVFANRYLEAFKQLRRGEQPTKSWAYAFELADASHPLIVQHLLLGMNAHINLDLGIAAVETSPAGELSTLRRDFFEINNILAELLGEVQSDLGELSPLMRLLDGLLGPADEALSNFSIRKAREAAWERAETLTGLQTEAVPDKIEDFDQEVADFAQVICPRDGLLVSVMAMVRSAESDDVRAITDILL; this is encoded by the coding sequence ATGAAAGTTCAGTCTATCGACGACGTCATCGATGAGTTAGGCACCATTGTCACTTTGTGCCGGGCAGAAAACAGCCGTCTGGCATTCTTCCCGGCCCTATACCGAAAAACGACCATCCGGGTCAAGGAGGGAATAGCCTGCGGTCGCTTTGAGGATGGGCAGCGCATGGAGAGCCTGGACGTGGTGTTTGCCAACCGGTACCTGGAAGCATTTAAACAGCTACGTCGTGGAGAACAGCCGACAAAGTCGTGGGCCTATGCATTTGAGCTGGCAGATGCGTCGCATCCGCTTATTGTGCAGCATCTACTCCTGGGTATGAACGCCCACATCAACCTGGACTTGGGCATAGCGGCGGTGGAAACAAGCCCGGCAGGCGAGCTATCCACGCTCCGAAGAGACTTCTTCGAAATCAACAACATCCTGGCCGAGCTCTTGGGCGAGGTTCAGTCAGATCTTGGCGAACTCTCGCCACTGATGCGACTGTTGGATGGGTTGCTGGGGCCAGCGGACGAGGCGCTCTCTAATTTCAGTATCAGAAAGGCCCGGGAGGCGGCATGGGAACGAGCAGAGACGCTGACAGGGCTTCAGACCGAAGCAGTACCCGACAAGATTGAGGACTTCGATCAAGAAGTGGCCGATTTCGCCCAGGTAATTTGCCCGCGCGACGGTTTGCTGGTGTCGGTTATGGCTATGGTGAGGTCCGCTGAAAGTGACGATGTGAGAGCGATCACTGATATCTTGCTCTAG
- a CDS encoding CaiB/BaiF CoA-transferase family protein: MPNLKNLRVIDLTRILPGPYCTMLLADMGADVIKVERGSMGDPLRLTPPMVDDESLSFASLNRNKRSLVVNYRKQEGRSLLYKLLADADVFAETFKPGQMARYGLDYATIREINPGIIYCSLSGYGQTGPNASRSGHDLNFLALSGTLDLLRGPDGRPTIPGFQLADLAGGSLFAAIAILAALLERSVTGQGQYLDASIWQGIASLTSLQLAAPIGGLDQSEDTQGLLSGDLPGYNVYLTSDGRYMALAALEPVLWGDFCQAIGRQDLISRQFPEKAERAAIVAQVAAVFRQQTQAEWVALFSDMNICCEPVLSLREASLDRLSATGGNIVEIERPGHDPLRQLGSPRALSGDDPPARPAPRLGEHTVEILEELGLSGEEIARLRTDKVIATPKDVRAKRLRNFPY; the protein is encoded by the coding sequence ATGCCAAACCTCAAAAACCTCCGCGTCATTGACCTGACCCGAATCCTGCCCGGCCCCTATTGCACCATGCTGCTGGCCGACATGGGTGCCGATGTCATCAAGGTCGAGCGCGGTTCGATGGGTGATCCGCTGCGGCTGACTCCGCCGATGGTCGATGATGAAAGCCTCTCGTTCGCGAGCCTGAACCGCAACAAGCGCAGCCTTGTCGTCAATTATCGCAAACAAGAGGGTCGCTCACTGCTATACAAGCTCCTGGCGGACGCTGATGTTTTCGCCGAAACCTTCAAACCGGGCCAGATGGCGCGCTACGGCCTCGATTACGCGACCATCCGCGAGATCAATCCGGGCATCATCTATTGTTCCCTATCCGGGTATGGCCAAACAGGACCCAATGCGAGCCGATCCGGACATGACCTCAATTTCCTGGCACTTTCGGGCACGTTGGACCTGCTGAGGGGACCAGATGGGCGACCCACGATTCCTGGCTTTCAGCTTGCCGACCTGGCGGGAGGCTCCCTGTTCGCCGCGATTGCGATCCTGGCCGCTCTCCTGGAACGCTCTGTCACCGGCCAGGGCCAATACCTGGATGCCAGCATCTGGCAGGGGATCGCCAGCTTGACCTCCCTGCAGCTGGCCGCGCCGATTGGCGGATTGGATCAGTCCGAGGACACCCAGGGTTTATTGTCCGGCGATCTTCCTGGTTACAACGTTTACCTCACCAGCGATGGTCGCTACATGGCGTTGGCCGCGCTTGAGCCGGTATTGTGGGGCGATTTCTGCCAGGCTATCGGGCGCCAAGACCTGATTTCCCGGCAGTTTCCGGAAAAGGCTGAGCGCGCGGCGATAGTGGCGCAGGTTGCAGCGGTTTTCCGTCAGCAGACGCAGGCAGAATGGGTGGCATTGTTTTCTGATATGAACATCTGCTGCGAACCCGTTCTCTCCCTGCGGGAGGCATCGTTGGACAGGCTGTCGGCCACCGGTGGCAACATAGTGGAGATCGAAAGACCTGGGCACGATCCATTGCGCCAGTTGGGCTCCCCCAGGGCCTTGTCAGGCGATGATCCCCCGGCGCGACCGGCGCCTCGCCTCGGCGAGCACACCGTAGAGATCCTTGAGGAACTTGGACTATCGGGCGAGGAAATTGCCCGACTTAGAACCGACAAGGTGATTGCCACACCGAAAGATGTGCGCGCCAAGCGGCTACGCAATTTCCCTTACTAG